One part of the Ktedonobacterales bacterium genome encodes these proteins:
- the argJ gene encoding bifunctional glutamate N-acetyltransferase/amino-acid acetyltransferase ArgJ: protein MSSDFRSIQGGVTAPPGFKAGSTSAGIKADPDTRDVALLASDTLCAVAGTFTTSRAPAAPVLLCKEHLLATGGHAQALVMNSGNANCSNGERGMIDARRMADLAAKKLDIAPQHVLVSSTGIIGRPLPMEKIEHGIAQVELAADGGHLFTLGIMTTDTRPKEIAIEFALGDKTVRLGGTTKGSGMIYPNMATMLCYLTTDAALDPAFQQDTLRRAVNDSFNMICVDGDMSTNDTVLLFANGVAGNEPLTADAPGASVFEAALRHVTRYLAREMARDGEGATKLMEVVVRGARTDADARRAARALTISPIWRCAVYGEDPNWGRVLSTLGACGAEMNHDRLDVSFGDVAVMRNGVAADFKPEAAKAVLAQAEFTLTADLHVGFYSATAWGCDMTHGYIDENATYHR, encoded by the coding sequence ATGTCAAGCGATTTTCGCTCCATCCAGGGCGGCGTCACCGCTCCGCCAGGATTCAAGGCCGGCTCTACCTCCGCTGGCATTAAAGCTGATCCAGATACCCGCGACGTGGCTTTACTTGCTTCCGATACGCTCTGCGCCGTCGCCGGAACCTTCACCACCAGCCGCGCCCCAGCCGCGCCCGTTTTGCTCTGCAAAGAGCATCTGCTTGCCACGGGCGGCCACGCGCAGGCGCTTGTCATGAACAGCGGCAACGCCAACTGCTCCAACGGCGAGCGCGGCATGATTGACGCCCGCCGCATGGCTGATCTGGCCGCCAAAAAGCTAGACATCGCTCCCCAGCATGTCCTGGTGAGTTCCACCGGCATCATCGGGCGTCCGCTGCCTATGGAGAAGATCGAGCATGGCATCGCTCAGGTCGAACTGGCAGCAGATGGCGGGCATCTCTTCACCCTGGGCATCATGACCACCGATACACGCCCCAAAGAGATCGCCATCGAGTTCGCGCTTGGCGACAAGACGGTGCGCCTGGGCGGCACGACCAAGGGGTCCGGCATGATCTACCCCAATATGGCGACGATGCTCTGCTATCTGACCACGGATGCAGCCCTGGACCCTGCCTTTCAGCAAGACACGCTGCGGCGGGCCGTCAACGATTCGTTCAACATGATCTGCGTGGATGGCGACATGTCCACCAATGATACTGTCTTGCTTTTCGCTAACGGCGTGGCCGGAAACGAGCCGCTGACCGCCGACGCGCCGGGCGCGTCCGTCTTCGAGGCGGCGCTGCGCCATGTCACCCGCTATCTGGCCCGCGAGATGGCCCGCGACGGCGAAGGCGCGACGAAACTGATGGAAGTCGTTGTGCGCGGCGCGCGCACCGACGCCGACGCCCGCCGCGCCGCCCGCGCCCTGACCATTTCGCCCATCTGGCGCTGCGCCGTCTATGGCGAAGACCCCAACTGGGGCCGCGTGCTTTCCACGCTGGGCGCGTGCGGGGCCGAGATGAACCATGACCGGCTAGATGTCTCCTTTGGCGACGTAGCCGTAATGCGCAATGGCGTTGCTGCCGACTTCAAGCCAGAGGCGGCCAAAGCGGTGCTGGCCCAGGCCGAGTTTACCCTCACCGCTGATCTGCACGTCGGCTTCTACAGCGCCACCGCCTGGGGCTGCGACATGACTCACGGCTACATTGACGAGAACGCCACCTATCATCGCTAG